In Anthonomus grandis grandis chromosome 6, icAntGran1.3, whole genome shotgun sequence, one DNA window encodes the following:
- the LOC126737758 gene encoding troponin I isoform X10, with the protein MADDEEKKRKQAEIERKRAEVRARMEEASKAKKAKKGFMTPERKKKLRLLLRKKAAEELKKEQERKAAERRRIIEERCGKPKLIDDANEEQLKSICKQYYDRIVKLEDAKYDVEYVVRKKEFEIADLNSQVNDLRGKFVKPTLKKVSKYENKFAKLQKKAAEFNFRNQLKVVKKKEFTLEEEDKEKPKQEKAEWQKK; encoded by the exons ATGGCGGACGATGAG GAAAAGAAGAGGAAACAAGCTGAAATCGAAAGGAAGAGGGCCGAAGTCCGTGCCCGTATGGAAGAGGCCTCCAAAGCCAAAAAGGCCAAGAAAGGTTTCATGACCCCTGAAAGGAAGAAGAAACTTAGG TTACTGTTAAGAAAGAAAGCCGCCGAAGAATTAAAGAAGGAACAGGAAAGAAAAGCTGCAGAAAGGAGGCGCATCATCGAAGAAAGGTGTGGTAAACCGAAACTTATTGACGATGCCAATGAAG AACAACTTAAGAGTATATGCAAGCAATATTACGATAGAATAGTCAAACTGGAAGATGCCAAATACGATGTGGAATACGTCGTTAGAAAGAAAGAATTTGAG atcGCCGATCTGAACAGCCAAGTCAACGATCTGAGGGGCAAATT CGTTAAACCTACCTTGAAAAAAGTATCCAAATACGAAAACAAATTTGCCAAATTGCAAAAGAAGGCGGCCGAATTCAACTTCCGTAATCAACTAAAAGTGGTCAAAAAGAAGGAGTTCACCCTTGAAGAAGAAGATAAAGAG AAACCGAAACAGGAAAAAGCTGAGTGGCAGAAGAAGTAA